One part of the Anopheles coustani chromosome 2, idAnoCousDA_361_x.2, whole genome shotgun sequence genome encodes these proteins:
- the LOC131265960 gene encoding cytochrome b5 has product MPGELKEYTLAEVAMHNGKGGTPTWIVIRDNVYDVTSYMEDHPGGSELITEWAGKDGTKDFDDFGHSSDAMRILRTLQVGVLVQCDQAKNRLASGQKSVSYAESEENLVEKKRSKRRKFILCG; this is encoded by the exons ATGCCTGGTGAGCTGAAAGAGTACACCCTGGCGGAGGTGGCCATGCATAACGGAAAGGGAGGAACTCCCACGTGGATAGTGATAAGGGATAACGTGTACGATGTTACCAGCTATATGGAAGACCACCCGGGAGGCAGTGAGTTGATCACCGAGTGGGCTGGCAAGGATGGTACGAAGGACTTTGACGACTTTGGCCATTCGTCGGATGCGATGCGAATTCTCAGAACGCTGCAAGTTGGTGTGTTGGTACAG TGCGATCAGGCAAAGAATCGCCTAGCCAGTGGCCAAAAGAGTGTTTCCTATGCGGAGTCGGAAGAAAATCTCGTTGAGAAGAAACGAAGCAAACGTCGGAAGTTTATTCTTTGCGGTTAA